Proteins from a genomic interval of Corvus moneduloides isolate bCorMon1 chromosome 6, bCorMon1.pri, whole genome shotgun sequence:
- the PSMA1 gene encoding proteasome subunit alpha type-1, which translates to MTRGAPGAACPPAPIPERSLPRAARSRRRRRGSRRMFRNQYDNDVTVWSPQGRIHQIEYAMEAVKQGSATVGLKSKTHAVLVALKRAQSELAAHQKKILYVDNHIGISIAGLTADARLLCNFMRQECLDSRFVFDRPLPVSRLVSLIGSKTQIPTQRYGRRPYGVGLLIAGYDDMGPHIFQTCPSANYFDCKAMSIGARSQSARTYLERHMTEFTDCNLNELVKHGLRALRETLPAEQDLTTKNVSIGIVGKDMEFTIYDDDDVAPFLEGLEERPQRKAVPPVEETVEKAEEPMEH; encoded by the exons ATGACTCGGGGCGCGCCTGGCGCTGCCTGCCCGCCCGCTCCCATCCCGGAGCGATCGCTGCCCCGCGccgcccggagccgccgccgccgccggggaaGCAGGAGGATG TTTCGCAACCAGTATGACAATGATGTCACCGTTTGGAGCCCTCAG GGCCGAATTCATCAAATAGAATATGCCATGGAAGCTGTGAAACAAGGCTCAGCTACTGTGGGGCTGAAGTCGAAAACACACGCTGTCCTGGTGGCTCTCAAG AGAGCACAGTCTGAGCTGGCAgctcatcagaaaaaaatcctgtacGTTGACAACCATATTGGTATCTCAATTGCTGGACTTACTGCCGATGCAAGACTCTTGTG CAATTTCATGCGTCAAGAGTGTTTGGATTCTAGATTTGTGTTTGATAGACCTCTTCCAGTTTCTCGCCTAGTGTCACTAATTGGAAGCA AAACGCAGATTCCAACTCAGCGCTACGGCAGAAGGCCCTATGGAGTAGGACTGCTCATCGCAGGCTATGAT GATATGGGTCCTCACATCTTCCAGACTTGTCCCTCTGCAAACTATTTTGACTGCAAAGCAATGTCCATTGGTGCTCGTTCACAGTCAGCACGAACTTACTTGGAGAGGCACATGACTGAGTTCACTGACT GTAATCTAAATGAGCTAGTTAAGCATGGACTGCGAGCCCTGAGAGAGACTCTTCCTGCTGAACAGGATCTGACCACCAAG AATGTTTCAATTGGAATCGTGGGCAAAGACATGGAGTTTACCATctatgatgatgatgatgtagCACCATTCCTAGAAGGTCTTGAGGAGAGACCACAGAGAAAG GCGGTTCCGCCTGTTGAAGAAACCgtggaaaaggcagaggagcCGATGGAGCACTAG